The Pseudomonas sp. G2-4 genome window below encodes:
- a CDS encoding aldose 1-epimerase family protein — MTSLKLLVALSALGAASHAMAWDYVLLDTDKAAQPWQITSQQLGVKTDKPFSVTMRTLHGGRQEGVSIVDIDNGTMKLSVVPTRGMNVLQASVGNVRMGWDSPVKEVVNPAFIELNGRGGLGWLEGFNELVTRCGYEWVGHPGMDNGELLTLHGRAANIPANKVTVHIDEKPPYAITLKGELKEQAFKKVDFSVQTELVTEPGSVTFALSDTLTNNGDYPKEYQALYHSNFSTPFLEQGARFVAPVKQVSPFNDKAKGDLPDWQTYRAPTKDYDETVYNVVPYADAKGDTLTVLHNKAGSLGVSVGFNTGTLPVFSLWKNTDTQGQGYVTGLEPGTSFSYNRRYQRPLGLVPTIGPKEHRQFQIHYSLLADKGAVDKALKRIDAIQNGQKTEVRETPLVDLSKP, encoded by the coding sequence ATGACTTCGCTCAAACTCCTCGTTGCCCTTAGCGCCCTGGGCGCTGCCTCCCATGCCATGGCTTGGGACTATGTCCTGCTCGATACCGATAAAGCGGCTCAGCCCTGGCAAATCACCAGCCAGCAGCTTGGCGTGAAAACCGACAAACCTTTTTCCGTGACGATGCGCACCCTGCACGGTGGCCGGCAAGAGGGCGTCAGCATCGTTGATATCGACAACGGCACCATGAAGCTTTCGGTTGTCCCGACCCGCGGCATGAATGTCCTGCAGGCGTCGGTCGGGAATGTGCGCATGGGTTGGGATTCGCCGGTCAAGGAAGTGGTCAATCCGGCGTTCATCGAGCTCAATGGTCGCGGTGGGTTGGGCTGGCTCGAAGGTTTCAATGAGCTGGTGACTCGCTGTGGCTACGAATGGGTCGGTCATCCCGGCATGGACAACGGTGAACTGCTGACCCTGCATGGTCGTGCGGCCAACATCCCGGCCAACAAGGTCACCGTGCACATCGATGAAAAGCCTCCGTACGCCATCACCCTGAAAGGCGAGTTGAAGGAGCAGGCCTTCAAGAAGGTCGACTTCTCGGTGCAGACCGAGCTGGTTACCGAGCCCGGCAGCGTGACTTTCGCCCTCAGCGACACGTTGACCAATAACGGCGATTATCCGAAGGAATACCAGGCGCTCTACCACAGCAACTTCAGCACACCTTTCCTGGAGCAGGGCGCGCGTTTCGTGGCGCCGGTCAAGCAGGTCTCGCCGTTCAACGACAAGGCCAAGGGCGATTTGCCTGATTGGCAAACTTACCGGGCCCCCACCAAGGATTACGACGAAACCGTTTATAACGTCGTGCCCTACGCTGACGCCAAGGGCGATACGCTCACCGTCCTGCACAACAAGGCCGGTAGCCTTGGTGTGTCGGTAGGCTTCAACACCGGTACGCTTCCGGTGTTCTCCCTGTGGAAAAACACCGACACACAAGGCCAGGGCTACGTGACCGGGCTGGAACCTGGCACCAGTTTCTCCTATAACCGTCGGTACCAGCGGCCACTGGGCTTGGTGCCTACTATTGGGCCGAAAGAGCACAGGCAATTCCAGATTCACTACAGCCTGTTGGCGGACAAGGGCGCTGTGGATAAAGCACTCAAGCGCATCGACGCCATCCAGAACGGTCAAAAAACCGAGGTACGGGAAACGCCGCTGGTTGACCTGAGCAAGCCATAA
- a CDS encoding methyl-accepting chemotaxis protein, translating into MSQPRARIASQLGLALAVILAIVISGSTVFALRSLDTANLATREEHLASEARLMADQLNTFHSTLRESTQRLAGLFEKRFSAGLSVHPDQPVTVAGVQTPGLSLGGEVLNNNFKEVDDFKAMTAGVATVFVRSGDDFIRVSTSVSKQDGTRAIGTVLDRAGPAYGPVISGQSYIGRALLFGRFYMSQYTPVRDSSGKIIAVLYVGFDYTDAQNAQFENLKRFRIGQTGSLALLDEQNKWLVPPAGVQALDQAATTTVGLVKKPGKGAFWSDTAEDFYSVAVSFADGPWAVVASMPKTEIRAVTWSVGTQLAIGSLLAMLLAVGAAVWLLRSKLAPLGDLVRQAEALGAGDLSVRLNVSSHDEIGQLARAFNQMSQALSTMVEHIRKASQEVNSRAQALSGLSNGAYEGMEQQSGEITSMAGAVEEFSATSLDIADNMGNTQRLAQENAQQTQIGRTSMGEASSSLEQIAGALNSTATVINTLGQRSQEIGGIVGVITSIAEQTNLLALNAAIEAARAGEQGRGFAVVADEVRSLASRTRQATDEISGMISSIQQETGNAISTMEQGKLLMQEGLSRNANVASALERIDEQSRSAGQQFAAITTATQEQSSTATLLSSNLQSIAMANSEQRQVVSNLAVTAKELEKLAQDLRQEVDRFR; encoded by the coding sequence ATGTCTCAACCCCGTGCCCGGATCGCCTCACAGCTAGGCCTTGCCCTAGCCGTGATATTGGCGATCGTCATCTCCGGCAGTACTGTCTTTGCCCTGCGCTCGCTGGATACTGCCAACCTTGCCACCCGCGAAGAACACCTGGCCAGCGAAGCACGCCTGATGGCCGATCAGCTCAATACGTTCCACAGCACCTTGCGCGAGAGCACTCAGCGATTGGCTGGTTTGTTCGAAAAGCGCTTTAGCGCGGGCTTGAGCGTGCATCCGGACCAGCCGGTAACCGTGGCGGGTGTACAGACGCCTGGCTTGAGCCTGGGTGGCGAAGTGTTGAACAACAACTTCAAGGAAGTTGATGACTTCAAAGCAATGACCGCCGGGGTTGCCACGGTATTCGTGCGCAGCGGCGATGATTTCATCCGCGTCAGTACCTCAGTCAGTAAACAGGACGGTACCCGGGCCATCGGTACCGTGCTCGACCGTGCCGGACCAGCCTACGGTCCGGTGATCAGCGGGCAGAGCTACATCGGTCGGGCCCTGCTTTTCGGGCGTTTCTACATGTCGCAGTACACACCCGTACGCGACAGCAGCGGTAAGATCATTGCCGTGTTGTATGTGGGGTTCGATTACACCGATGCGCAAAACGCGCAGTTTGAGAACCTCAAGCGCTTCCGCATCGGCCAGACCGGTTCGCTGGCCTTGCTGGACGAGCAGAACAAGTGGTTGGTACCGCCGGCGGGCGTGCAAGCGCTGGATCAGGCCGCTACGACTACGGTTGGGCTGGTCAAGAAGCCGGGTAAGGGTGCGTTCTGGAGTGACACCGCCGAAGACTTCTACAGCGTCGCCGTGTCATTCGCCGACGGGCCGTGGGCGGTGGTGGCAAGCATGCCGAAAACCGAAATTCGCGCCGTGACCTGGAGCGTCGGTACGCAACTGGCGATTGGCAGCCTGTTGGCAATGTTGCTGGCGGTTGGCGCGGCGGTGTGGCTGCTGCGCAGCAAGCTGGCGCCGTTGGGGGATCTGGTGCGTCAGGCCGAAGCGTTGGGCGCCGGCGATCTGAGCGTGCGCTTGAATGTGTCGAGCCATGATGAAATCGGCCAGTTGGCTCGTGCTTTCAATCAGATGAGCCAGGCCCTGTCGACCATGGTCGAGCACATCCGCAAGGCCTCGCAAGAGGTCAACAGCCGTGCCCAGGCCCTATCCGGGTTGTCCAACGGCGCGTACGAAGGGATGGAGCAGCAGTCCGGGGAAATCACCAGCATGGCTGGCGCGGTGGAAGAGTTCAGCGCTACCTCGCTGGATATCGCCGATAACATGGGCAACACCCAGCGTCTGGCCCAGGAAAACGCCCAGCAGACTCAGATCGGTCGTACCTCGATGGGCGAAGCCTCGTCGTCCCTGGAGCAAATTGCCGGCGCGCTGAATAGCACCGCTACGGTCATCAACACCTTGGGCCAGCGTTCCCAGGAGATCGGCGGAATCGTCGGGGTGATCACCTCGATCGCCGAGCAGACCAACCTGCTGGCCTTGAACGCCGCCATCGAAGCGGCGCGTGCGGGTGAGCAGGGGCGTGGTTTCGCGGTGGTGGCTGACGAAGTTCGCAGCCTGGCGTCCCGCACCCGTCAGGCCACTGACGAAATTTCCGGCATGATCAGCAGCATCCAGCAGGAAACCGGCAATGCCATCAGCACAATGGAGCAAGGCAAGCTCTTGATGCAGGAAGGTTTGTCGCGCAACGCCAACGTGGCCTCGGCCTTGGAGCGTATCGACGAACAGAGCCGCTCCGCCGGCCAGCAATTCGCGGCAATCACCACCGCGACCCAAGAGCAAAGCAGTACCGCGACCTTGCTCAGCAGCAACCTGCAAAGCATCGCCATGGCGAACAGCGAACAGCGTCAGGTGGTCTCGAACCTGGCGGTCACCGCCAAGGAACTGGAAAAACTGGCCCAGGACTTGCGCCAAGAGGTCGATCGGTTCCGCTGA
- a CDS encoding LysR substrate-binding domain-containing protein: MSRRLPPLYALRAFEAAARYSSFTRAAEELSITQSAVSRHIRTLEEHFACRLFQRSGRNLQLTEAARLLLPGVREGFMALERACHTLHGEDDILRMKAPSTLTMRWLLARLSRFRHLQPGNEVQLTSAWMDIDAVDFNTEPFDCAVLLGNGHFPADWEASLLFPEELIPVGAPNLLNDQPWDVARLAAAELLHPTPDRRDWRNWLQRMGLSDKVSLKGGQVFDTLELGMIAAARGYGVSMGDLLMVAEDVAQGRLSLPWPTAVASGEHYYLVWPKTRPGGERLRRLSDFLQGEVKAMQLPDVERLG, from the coding sequence ATGTCTCGTCGTCTCCCTCCTCTTTATGCGTTGCGAGCCTTTGAAGCGGCGGCGCGATACAGCTCGTTCACCCGGGCTGCTGAAGAGCTGTCGATTACTCAAAGTGCGGTCAGCCGGCATATCCGTACGCTTGAAGAGCACTTTGCCTGTCGGCTATTCCAGCGTAGCGGCCGCAATCTGCAACTGACCGAGGCGGCGCGGTTGCTGCTGCCGGGCGTGCGTGAAGGGTTCATGGCGCTGGAGCGGGCCTGTCATACATTGCATGGCGAAGACGACATCCTGCGCATGAAAGCGCCCTCGACCCTGACCATGCGTTGGCTGCTGGCGCGCCTGAGTCGGTTCCGGCATCTGCAGCCCGGCAACGAGGTGCAATTGACCAGCGCCTGGATGGATATTGATGCGGTGGACTTCAATACCGAACCCTTCGATTGCGCTGTCCTGCTGGGCAACGGGCACTTTCCCGCAGACTGGGAGGCCAGTTTGCTGTTCCCCGAGGAACTGATCCCGGTGGGCGCGCCGAACCTGTTGAACGACCAGCCCTGGGATGTGGCGCGCTTGGCCGCCGCCGAGCTGCTGCACCCCACGCCGGATCGCCGTGACTGGCGCAACTGGCTGCAACGCATGGGGCTGTCTGACAAGGTCTCGCTCAAGGGCGGGCAGGTGTTCGATACGTTGGAGCTGGGCATGATCGCGGCGGCCCGCGGTTATGGTGTATCCATGGGTGACCTGCTGATGGTGGCCGAGGACGTCGCCCAGGGCCGCTTGAGCCTGCCGTGGCCGACCGCCGTAGCCAGCGGTGAGCACTATTACCTCGTCTGGCCGAAAACCCGGCCCGGAGGTGAACGTTTGCGTCGGCTCAGCGATTTTCTCCAAGGCGAAGTGAAGGCCATGCAACTGCCTGATGTAGAGCGTCTTGGCTGA
- a CDS encoding NorM family multidrug efflux MATE transporter: protein MIMRHPVRTELWAILRLAGPLIASQLAHMLMVLTDTVMMARLSPEALAGGGLGAATYSFVSIFCIGVIAAVGTLVAIRQGAGDIEGATRLTQAGLWLAWLMALMAGLLLWNLKPVLLLFGQTETNVLSAGQFLLALPFALPGYLSFMALRGFTSAIGRATPVMVISLGGTVANFLLNYALITGLFGLPKLGLMGIGLVTAIVANCMALALAWHIHRHPAYRAYPLLEGLSRPNRQYLKELWRLGLPIGGTYAVEVGLFAFAALCIGTMGSTPLAAHQIALQIVSVAFMVPAGMSYAITMRIGQHYGAGQLLMARLAGRVGIGFGAAVMLAFAMVFWLLPNQLIGLFLDHNDPAFRPVIDLAVSLLAVAAWFELFDGAQTIAMGCIRGLKDAKTTFLVGLGCYWLIGAPAAWWMAFHFNWGPTGVWWGLALGLACAAVSLTAAFEWKMKRMIRREPGQQGFEFVQTE, encoded by the coding sequence ATGATCATGCGGCATCCGGTGCGTACCGAACTCTGGGCCATCCTGCGGCTGGCGGGGCCGTTGATTGCCTCACAGTTGGCACACATGCTGATGGTGCTCACTGACACCGTGATGATGGCGCGCCTGAGCCCTGAAGCCCTGGCCGGTGGAGGCCTCGGAGCGGCCACCTACTCGTTCGTGTCGATTTTCTGCATCGGCGTGATCGCAGCGGTGGGAACGCTGGTGGCGATCCGTCAGGGCGCCGGCGATATCGAGGGCGCCACTCGACTGACCCAGGCCGGGCTGTGGCTGGCGTGGCTGATGGCGTTGATGGCCGGGCTGCTGTTGTGGAACCTCAAGCCGGTGTTGCTGCTGTTTGGCCAGACCGAAACCAACGTGCTGTCCGCCGGCCAGTTCCTGCTGGCATTGCCGTTCGCCCTGCCCGGTTACCTGAGCTTCATGGCCCTGCGCGGCTTCACCAGCGCCATCGGCCGCGCCACACCGGTGATGGTGATCAGCCTCGGCGGCACCGTGGCCAACTTTCTGCTCAACTACGCCCTCATCACCGGCTTGTTCGGCCTGCCGAAACTCGGCTTGATGGGGATTGGGCTGGTCACCGCCATCGTCGCCAACTGCATGGCCCTGGCGCTGGCCTGGCATATCCATCGGCATCCGGCCTACCGGGCCTATCCGCTGCTTGAAGGGTTGTCGCGGCCGAATCGCCAATACCTCAAGGAACTGTGGCGCCTGGGCCTGCCGATTGGCGGCACTTACGCGGTAGAGGTCGGGCTGTTCGCATTCGCCGCGCTGTGCATAGGCACCATGGGCAGCACACCATTGGCGGCACACCAGATCGCCCTGCAAATCGTCTCGGTGGCGTTCATGGTGCCGGCGGGGATGTCGTACGCCATCACCATGCGCATCGGCCAGCACTACGGCGCCGGGCAACTGCTGATGGCGCGACTGGCCGGGCGGGTCGGAATCGGCTTTGGCGCGGCGGTGATGCTGGCGTTCGCCATGGTGTTCTGGCTGCTGCCGAACCAACTGATCGGCTTGTTCCTGGACCACAACGACCCGGCCTTCCGCCCGGTGATCGACCTGGCCGTGAGCCTGCTGGCCGTGGCGGCGTGGTTCGAACTCTTCGATGGCGCGCAAACCATCGCGATGGGGTGCATTCGCGGGCTCAAGGACGCCAAGACCACCTTCCTCGTCGGCCTGGGTTGCTATTGGCTGATCGGCGCACCGGCAGCATGGTGGATGGCCTTCCACTTCAACTGGGGGCCGACCGGCGTCTGGTGGGGCCTGGCCCTGGGGCTGGCCTGCGCAGCGGTGAGCCTGACGGCGGCGTTTGAGTGGAAGATGAAGCGGATGATCAGGCGTGAACCCGGGCAGCAGGGTTTCGAGTTCGTTCAGACTGAATGA
- a CDS encoding bifunctional diguanylate cyclase/phosphodiesterase, translating to MSTPVEPLRLLLLAETPEWSVILRECLAPMGPSVVLISAPSWDSVSSLFEDNRNAVLLTIAALQPAPGRCRLPTVLLLEHEPATAPDGVSDWLVRDVLDGATLRRCLRHVRERGVLENTLQRLAEQDPLTGIANRQGFQTLLAARLAENEGRGLALGHLDLDNFRHANDALGHQAGDRLILQVVSRLKGALEAGDQLARLGSDEFALLIDTRRAPQRAEWMAERITEAMGEPYWVDGESLLIGCSLGIAHARAQAGADPLMWHAHIAMQQAKSTQGCTFHIFNERINRNARSLADLESELRRALRRDELELHYQPRLNLEDGNIVGLEALVRWRHGERGLLPPSEFVPLAEQSGLIVPLGYWVISRALRDMQALRERGLAPLHMAVNLSFRQFQDSQLLPTLSRLIAERGVEAQWLEFELTETAVMRRSELVKQTMDALGRLGVRFSLDDFGTGFSSFVHLNSLPIALLKIDKSFVGGMEQREENRKLVHAMINLAHNLNLEVVAEGVETQEQLDLLRGFGCDQVQGFLISKPLPLAELVEYLTFDGNRSTQEVVV from the coding sequence TTGTCTACGCCTGTCGAACCCTTGCGTTTGCTGCTATTGGCCGAAACGCCTGAGTGGTCAGTGATTCTACGCGAGTGCCTGGCGCCCATGGGGCCGTCGGTCGTGCTGATCAGTGCCCCAAGTTGGGACTCGGTCAGCAGCCTGTTCGAAGACAACCGTAACGCGGTGCTGCTGACGATTGCGGCGTTGCAACCGGCGCCCGGCCGCTGCCGCTTGCCGACGGTCCTGCTGCTTGAGCATGAACCCGCGACTGCGCCCGATGGCGTCAGTGACTGGCTGGTGCGTGATGTCCTCGACGGAGCGACCCTGCGCCGCTGCCTGCGCCATGTGCGCGAGCGCGGCGTGCTGGAAAACACCCTGCAGCGCCTCGCTGAACAGGACCCGCTGACCGGCATCGCCAATCGCCAGGGTTTCCAGACGTTGTTGGCGGCGCGCCTGGCTGAAAACGAAGGTCGCGGCCTGGCTCTCGGTCACCTGGACCTGGACAACTTCCGTCACGCCAACGACGCCCTCGGCCACCAGGCCGGTGACCGCTTGATTTTGCAAGTGGTGTCGCGGCTCAAGGGGGCTCTTGAGGCCGGCGATCAATTGGCGCGGCTGGGTAGCGATGAATTCGCCTTGCTGATCGACACTCGTCGAGCGCCTCAGCGGGCCGAGTGGATGGCCGAACGCATCACTGAAGCCATGGGCGAACCTTACTGGGTGGACGGCGAAAGCCTGTTGATCGGTTGCAGCCTGGGGATCGCTCACGCCCGGGCCCAGGCCGGCGCGGACCCATTGATGTGGCACGCCCACATCGCCATGCAGCAGGCCAAGAGCACTCAAGGCTGCACTTTCCATATTTTCAATGAGCGCATCAACCGCAACGCCCGCAGCCTTGCCGACCTGGAAAGCGAACTGCGCCGGGCGCTGCGTCGCGATGAACTGGAGCTGCATTATCAGCCCCGGCTGAACCTCGAGGACGGCAACATCGTAGGGCTCGAAGCCCTGGTGCGCTGGCGTCACGGCGAACGCGGGCTGCTGCCGCCGAGTGAATTCGTGCCGCTGGCCGAACAAAGTGGCCTGATCGTGCCGCTGGGCTACTGGGTGATTTCCCGGGCGCTGCGGGACATGCAGGCCCTGCGCGAACGAGGGCTGGCACCGTTGCACATGGCGGTCAACCTGTCGTTCCGGCAGTTCCAGGACAGCCAGTTACTGCCGACCCTTAGCCGGCTGATTGCCGAGCGGGGCGTCGAGGCTCAGTGGCTGGAATTCGAACTCACCGAAACCGCAGTCATGCGCCGCAGCGAACTGGTCAAGCAGACCATGGATGCCTTGGGCCGCCTGGGGGTGCGCTTCTCCCTGGATGACTTCGGCACCGGATTCTCCTCGTTCGTGCACCTCAACAGCCTGCCCATCGCCTTGCTCAAGATCGACAAGAGCTTTGTCGGTGGCATGGAGCAACGCGAAGAAAACCGCAAGCTGGTGCATGCGATGATCAACCTCGCGCACAACCTCAACCTGGAGGTGGTGGCCGAAGGTGTGGAAACCCAGGAGCAACTGGACTTGCTGCGCGGTTTTGGTTGCGATCAGGTGCAGGGCTTCTTGATCAGCAAGCCGTTGCCGCTGGCCGAGTTGGTTGAGTACCTGACGTTTGATGGCAACAGATCGACGCAGGAAGTCGTGGTCTGA
- the rep gene encoding DNA helicase Rep yields MSRLNPRQQEAVNYVGGPLLVLAGAGSGKTSVITRKIAHLIQNCGIRAQYIVAMTFTNKAAREMKERVGGLLRAGEGRGLTVCTFHNLGLNIIRKEHARLGYKPGFSIFDETDVKALMTDIMQKEYAGDDGVDEIKNMIGSWKNDLILPAEALENARNPKEQTAAIVYTHYQRTLKAFNAVDFDDLILLPVKLFQDHADILEKWQNKVRYLLVDEYQDTNASQYLLVKLLIGKRNQFTVVGDDDQSIYAWRGARPENLMLLKDDYPSLKVVMLEQNYRSTSRILRCANVLISNNPHEFEKQLWSEMGHGDEIRVIRCRNEDAEAERVAMEILSLHLRTDRPYSDFAILYRGNYQAKLIELKLQHHQIPYRLSGGNSFFGRQEVKDLMAYFRLIVNPDDDNAFLRVINVPRREIGSTTLEKLGNYATERKISMYAATDEIGLGEHLDSRFTDRLARFKRFMDKVREQCAGEDPISALRSMVMDIDYENWLRTNSSSDKAADYRMGNVWFLIEALKNTLEKDEDGDMTVEDAIGKLVLRDMLERQQEEEDGAEGVQMMTLHASKGLEFPYVFIMGMEEEILPHRSSIEADTIEEERRLAYVGITRARQTLAFTFAAKRKQYGEVIDCAPSRFLDELPPDDLAWEGNDDTPTEVKVVRGNSALADIRAMLKR; encoded by the coding sequence ATGTCCCGACTCAATCCCCGGCAGCAAGAAGCCGTGAACTATGTCGGCGGCCCTCTTTTGGTGCTCGCCGGTGCAGGCTCCGGCAAGACCAGCGTGATCACCCGCAAGATCGCGCACCTGATCCAGAACTGCGGCATCCGCGCCCAGTACATCGTTGCCATGACCTTTACCAACAAAGCCGCCCGGGAAATGAAGGAACGGGTCGGCGGCCTGCTGCGCGCCGGTGAAGGTCGTGGCCTGACGGTCTGCACCTTCCATAACCTGGGCCTGAACATCATCCGCAAGGAACATGCGCGGCTGGGCTACAAGCCGGGTTTCTCGATCTTCGACGAGACCGACGTCAAGGCCTTGATGACCGACATCATGCAGAAGGAGTACGCGGGCGACGACGGCGTGGACGAGATCAAGAATATGATCGGCTCGTGGAAAAACGACCTGATCCTGCCCGCCGAAGCCTTGGAAAACGCCCGCAATCCCAAAGAGCAGACCGCCGCCATCGTCTACACCCACTACCAGCGCACCCTCAAGGCGTTCAATGCGGTGGATTTCGACGACCTGATCCTGCTGCCGGTCAAGCTGTTCCAGGACCACGCCGACATTCTCGAAAAATGGCAGAACAAGGTGCGCTACCTGCTGGTGGACGAATACCAGGACACCAACGCCAGCCAGTATCTGCTGGTGAAGCTGCTGATCGGCAAACGCAACCAATTCACCGTGGTGGGCGACGACGACCAGTCGATCTACGCCTGGCGCGGCGCGCGGCCGGAAAACCTGATGCTGCTCAAGGACGACTACCCATCGCTCAAAGTGGTGATGCTGGAGCAGAACTACCGCTCTACCAGTCGTATCCTGCGCTGCGCCAACGTGCTGATTTCCAACAACCCCCACGAGTTCGAAAAGCAGCTGTGGAGCGAGATGGGCCACGGCGACGAGATCCGCGTGATCCGTTGCCGCAACGAAGACGCCGAAGCCGAGCGCGTGGCCATGGAAATCCTCAGCCTGCACCTGCGCACCGACCGGCCGTACAGCGACTTTGCGATCCTGTATCGCGGCAACTACCAGGCCAAGCTGATCGAGCTGAAATTGCAGCATCACCAAATCCCCTATCGCCTGTCGGGGGGCAACAGCTTTTTCGGACGCCAGGAAGTAAAGGACTTGATGGCCTACTTCCGGCTGATCGTGAACCCGGACGACGACAACGCCTTTCTGCGGGTGATCAACGTCCCGCGCCGGGAAATCGGTTCGACCACCTTGGAAAAACTCGGTAACTACGCCACCGAACGCAAGATCTCGATGTACGCCGCCACGGACGAAATCGGCCTGGGCGAGCACCTGGACAGCCGCTTCACCGATCGCCTGGCGCGCTTCAAGCGGTTCATGGACAAGGTCCGCGAGCAGTGCGCTGGCGAAGATCCGATCTCGGCGTTGCGCAGCATGGTCATGGACATCGACTACGAAAACTGGCTGCGTACCAACAGTTCCAGCGACAAGGCCGCCGATTACCGCATGGGTAATGTCTGGTTCCTGATCGAGGCGTTGAAAAACACCCTGGAAAAGGACGAAGACGGCGACATGACCGTGGAGGACGCCATCGGCAAACTCGTGCTGCGGGACATGCTTGAACGCCAGCAGGAAGAGGAAGACGGCGCCGAAGGCGTGCAGATGATGACGCTTCACGCCTCCAAGGGCCTGGAGTTCCCTTACGTGTTCATCATGGGCATGGAAGAAGAAATCCTGCCCCACCGCTCCAGCATCGAGGCCGACACCATCGAGGAGGAGCGGCGCCTGGCCTACGTCGGTATTACCCGAGCCCGTCAGACCCTGGCCTTCACCTTCGCCGCCAAGCGCAAGCAATACGGCGAAGTGATCGACTGCGCGCCAAGTCGCTTTCTCGATGAGCTGCCGCCGGACGATCTGGCCTGGGAAGGCAACGACGACACACCGACGGAAGTCAAAGTCGTGCGGGGCAACAGCGCCCTGGCTGACATACGAGCAATGTTAAAGCGCTAG
- a CDS encoding xanthine phosphoribosyltransferase: MEALHQKIREQGIVLSDQVLKVDAFLNHQIDPQLMKLIGDEFAALFKDSGITKIVTIEASGIAPAIMTGLILGVPVIFARKQQSLTLTENLLSATVYSFTKKTESTVAISPRHLTSSDRVLIIDDFLANGKASQALISIIKQAGATVAGLGIVIEKSFQGGRAELDAQGYRVESLARVKSLAGGVVTFID; encoded by the coding sequence ATGGAAGCCCTGCACCAGAAAATCCGCGAGCAAGGCATCGTGCTTTCCGATCAGGTTCTGAAAGTCGACGCGTTTCTCAATCACCAGATCGACCCACAGTTGATGAAACTGATTGGCGACGAATTTGCCGCGCTGTTCAAGGATTCGGGCATCACCAAGATCGTCACCATCGAGGCTTCGGGCATTGCCCCGGCGATCATGACTGGCCTGATCCTTGGCGTACCGGTGATTTTCGCCCGCAAGCAACAGTCCCTGACCCTGACGGAAAACTTGCTGTCGGCGACCGTGTATTCGTTCACCAAGAAGACCGAAAGCACCGTGGCCATCAGCCCGCGCCACCTGACCAGCAGTGACCGAGTGCTGATCATCGATGACTTCCTGGCTAACGGTAAAGCGTCCCAGGCGCTGATCTCGATCATCAAACAGGCTGGCGCCACCGTGGCCGGCTTGGGAATCGTGATCGAGAAGTCGTTTCAGGGTGGCCGCGCGGAACTGGATGCCCAGGGGTATCGCGTTGAATCGTTGGCCCGGGTGAAGTCGCTGGCCGGTGGGGTTGTGACCTTTATCGATTGA